Below is a window of Clavibacter michiganensis subsp. tessellarius DNA.
CCGCCGGACCACGACCGCGCCCGCTAGCTGCGCATCCACCTGCGGAGCTGGTCGATGCGCTGCTGCAGCTGCGTCACGCTGCACTGGCCGACCGCGGGCCCGCCGCAGACGCGCCGGAGCTCCGCGTGCACGAGCCCGTGCGGCTCGCCGTGCAGCTTGGCGCGCATGCCGACGAGGCTGTTGAGGAGCTGCCGCTGCTCCTTGAGCGTGCGGTACAGCGGGATGTCGTCCGGGTCCTTGGGGGCGCCGCTCTCCGCCTGCTTGCGCTCCCGCTCGCTGGCGTGCTTGGACTGCCGGTGCTGCCGCTGGGCGAGGAGCTCACGCACCTGCTCGGGCTCGAGGATCCCGGGGAGCCCGATGAACTCCTCCTCCTCGAGGCTGCCGACGTCGGCCATCTGCCCGAACTCGGCGCCGTCGAAGAGCACCTTGTCGAAGGTGGCCTCGGAGCCCATCGCCTCGAAGGAGAACTCGCTGAGGAGGGAGTCGGACCCCTTCTCGCTGCGGTTCGCCTCGCCCATCATGGCGTCCTCGGGGTTGTAGAGGTCGCCCTCCTTGGAGGAGTCGCGGTCGAGGGCGTGGTCGCGCTGGCGCTCGAGCTCGTTGGCGAGCACGAGGAGGTTCGGGACGCTGGGCAGGAAGATCGACGCCGTCTCGCCGCGGCGGCGGGCCCGCACGAAGCGGCCGATGGCCTGCGCGAAGAACAGCGGGGTGGACGCGCTGGTGGCGTACACGCCGACGGCGAGGCGCGGCACGTCGACGCCCTCGGACACCATGCGCACCGCGACCATCCACCGCGAGGTGCCGGCGGAGAAGCGGTCGATGTTCGCGCTCGCCTCGACGTCGTCGGAGAGGACGAGGGTGACGGGCTGGCCGCTGAGGCGCTGGAGGATCGCGGCGTAGGCGCGCGCGGTGGTGTGGTCGGTCGCGATGACGAGGCCGCCCGCGTCCGGGATCGACTGCCGCACCTCGCTGAGGCGGCGGTCGGCCGCGGCGAGAACCTGAGGGATCCACTCCCCGTCCGGGGCGAGCGCCGTGCGCCACGCCTGCGAGGTGATGTCCTTCGTGTTGCCCTCGGCGAGCTGCGCCTCCATCTCGTCGCCCATCTTGTTGCGCCAGCGCATGCTGCCGGCGTAGGCGAGGAAGATGACGGGCCGGACGACGCCGTCGGCGAGCGCGCGGCCGTAGCCGTAGTCGTAGTCGGTCTGCGAGAGGCGGACGCCGCGGTGGTCGCGGAGGTAGCTGACGAACGGGATGGGCGCCGTGTCCGAGCGGAAGGGCGTCCCCGTGAGCGAGAGGCGGCGGGTCGCACGCTCGAAGGCCTCGCGGATCGCGTCGCCCCAGCTGAGCGCGTCGCCGCCGTGGTGGACCTCGTCGAGGATCACGAGGGTGCGGCTCGACTCGGTCATGGTCTTGTGCAGGTACGGGTTCGCGGCCACCTGCGCGTACGTGACGGCGGCCCCGTGGTAGTGCCGGCCGAGGGCGCCGGAGCTGTTGCTGTACATCGGGTCGAGGCGCACGCCCGCGCGCGCCGCGGCGTCGGCCCACTGCTTCTTGAGGTGCTCGGTGGGCGCGACGACCGTGATCCGGTCGACGGTCTTGCGGTGCAGCAGCTCGGAGGCGAGGCGGAGCGCGAACGTGGTCTTGCCGGCGCCCGGGGTCGCGTTGGCGAGGAAGTCGCGCGGCTCGTTCTCGAAGTAGGCGGTGAGGGCCTCCTCCTGCCAGGCCCGCAGCTTGCTGACGGTGCCCCAGGCGGCGCGCTCCGGGAAGGCCGGCGAGAGGTGCTCGGCCGCGGCGGATCCGACGTGCGGAGGAGGGGACGGCAGGGTGCTCACTCGACCTCACGATACCCGCCCGCGACCGTCGGCCCGACGGCTCGCGCCCCCGTCGGGGAGGACGGCGGGAGCGGATCCGCACGGCCGTCGGCGAGGCGTCCCGGCGCTCCCCGTCCGGCGGATCCGGAGCCCGGCGGACGGCCGGGCGCGTCGCCTCCCCTGCCCCTCGGCGCACGTCGACCGGCTGCCCGGCGTGCGCTCAGACCGGGCGCCCGGCGGGCCCGAGGAGCGCCGTCGCGAGCGTCTCGGCGGCCTGCCGGTCGCTCGGCGGGTGGAAGCCGCCGGCCAGCGCGTCGCGGTGCAGGCGGCCGAGCTCGTCGCCCGTGCGGAACGCCGATCCGCCGACGACGCCGACGGCCGCGCGCACGACGTCCGCCGCGGTGCGCGTGGCGCGGGCCTTGGCGCCCACGAGGAGCGACGGCCACCGGTCGCCGTGGTCGACGCCGCGGTCCACGTCCTCGGCGAGCGCCCGCAGCTGCGGGGCGAGGGCGTCCTGCTGGAGGGCCGCCTCGGCGACGAGCGCGCGCACGGCGGGGTCGACGGCGAGGGACGCTCCGCCCGCGGCGTGGGAGGTCCTGCTCCGCGCGGACGCGACCGCGAGGTCGAGCGCGCGCCGGCCGAGCCCCGCGTACACGGACGCGATCAGCAGCTCGAAGGCCTGGAGGACCGCGAGCGCGAAGGGGTCGTCGCGACGTCCCGCCTCGCGGCGGCGGACGACGTCGGCGGCGGGGGCATGCACGTCGCGCAGCTCGACGCTGTCGCTGCGCGTCGCGCGCATGCCGAGGGTGTCCCAGTCCTGGACGATCTCGAGGCCCGGCGCGTCGCGGCGCACGAACGCGTGCACGAGGAGCGGCCGCTCGGGATCGGCGTCGTCCCGGCCGAAGAGCCCGAGCCGGGTCCACGCGGGAGACATGCTCGCGGACGCCTTCGTGCCCGTGAAGTTGTAGCCGCCCGTGCCGTCGGGCACGGCGCGCGTGCGGGCGTCGCCGAGGCCGGCGTCGTTGCCGGGCTCGCTGATGGCGAAGGCGAGCACCTCGCCACGGGCGGCGTCCTCGAGCACGCCGCGGAGGGAGTCGTCGCCGCGGTCGGCGAGGATCCGCGCGACGGCCGTCCAGACGAGATGCATGCCGACGCCGAGGGCCGTCGCGGGAGCGGCCTCCGCGAGGAGCGACTGGCAGCGCACGGCGTCCGCGAGCGAGGCGCCGGATCCGCCGAGGTCGCGCGGCACGAGGAGGCGCAGGTACCCCGCCTCCCGCAGCTCCGCCAGGTCCTCCGTGAAGAAGGCGGCGCGCTCGTCGTAGCCGGCGGCCCGGGAGCGGATCCGCTCGAGCAGGGCGTCGTCGAGGAGCGCGTGCGGATCGAGCGGGTCGGCCGGCGTCATGCGCCCATCCTCCCCCGGGCAGGCGGCAGCCCGGGGCCCGGATCCCGCCGCTCAGCCGGCCGACAGGACCAGCGCGTTGCCCCACGGGTCCTCGAACGCGAGCGCGCGCCCGTCGTCCCGCGTGGCCACGCCCGCGTGGCGGAGCCGCGCGTCGACGGCCTCGACCTCGTCGCGCGTGGGCACCTCGATGCGGACGGTGCCGAGCCCGAGCGTCGCCGGACGCCGACCCGCGCCGCGGCTGTTCCAGGTGTTCATGGCCATGTGGTGGTGGTACCCGCCGGCCGAGACGAAGATCGCCGAGCCGTGCCAGCCGGCGACGAGCTCGAAGCCGAGCGTGTCGACGTAGAACGCGCTCGCCGTCTCCGTGTCGCCCACCTGGAGGTGCACGTGCCCGATGCCGGCCGCGTCGTCCGCGGGCGAGGCGACGGGCGCGAGCTCCTGCTGCAGGTAGGCGTTCGGGTCGAGGCGGAGCGAGCCCATGACGACGTGCCCGTCCTCCCACGTCCACTCGTCCCGCGGGCGGTCGGTGTAGAGCTCGACGCCGTTGCCCTCGGGGTCGGTGAAGTAGAACGCGCGGCTCACCAGGTGGTCGGCGCTGCCCGCGTACGTGCCGGGCGCGCGACGCGCGACGGAGGCGACCGAGCGCGCCAGGGCCGCGGGGGTGTCGAAGAGCACGGCCGTGTGGAAGAGGCCCGCGTCCCCGGGGCTCGGCAGGTCGAGGCCGTGCCCGGTCTCCAGGATCACGGCGGGGGCGCTCCCCCGGCCGAGCGTCGCGGACCCCCGGCCCTCGGCGACGAGGTCGAGGCCGACGGCGTCGCGGTAGTAGGCGGTCATGGCGTCGAGGTCGCGGACCAGGAGGGTCACGGGCCCCATGGTCGTGTCGGCGGAGAGCAGGTCGGGCATGGGTCCTCGGGTTCGCTCGGGGTGGATCAGGTTGCTTGAGGGCTCAACCAACTCGTCGCCGCGGTCATTCCCGCGCCCCGTACGCGAGTCCCGGCGCGAGGCCGTTCCTATGATGGGATGCGCCCCACCCGGAAGGAACCGCATGACCCAGCCCCACCCCTGGCGCCGCTACGTCGCCCTCGGCGACTCCTTCACGGAGGGCATCGGCGATCCCGAGCCGGGCAGCCCGGGCGGGCACCGGGGCTGGGCGGACCGCGTGGCCGAGGTGCTCGCGGATCAGGTCGAGGGCTTCTCCTACGCGAACCTCGCCATCCGCGGACGGCTCCTCGCGCAGATCGCCGACGAGCAGGTCGAGCCGGCCCTGGCCCTGCACCCCGACCTCGTGTCCCTCTCCGCGGGCGGCAACGACATCCTCCGGCCGGGCGCCGACCCCGACCGGCTCGCGGACCGCCTCGACGGCATGGTCGCCCGGCTCTCCTCCGAGGGCGCGACCGTGGTGCTCTTCACGGGCACCGACGTCAAGTTCTCCCCCGTGTTCGGGCGCCTCCGCGGCAAGGTCGCGATCTACAACGAGGACATCCGCGCGATCGCCGCCCGGCATGACTGCATCGTGGCCGACCAGTGGTCGCTCACCGAGATCCAGGACCCGCGCATGTGGGACGTCGACCGGCTGCACCTCGCGCCGCTCGGCCACCACACGGTGGCGCGCATGGTGCTCGCCGCGCTCGCCGTGGAGAACGACCTCGAGCCCCGGAAGCCCGAGCCGCTCCCGGCGCGCACGTGGCGGCAGGCGCGCGCGGGCGACATCGACTGGGCGCGGTCCTACTTCGTGCCGTGGGTGCTGCGGCGGCTCCGCCACCAGTCCTCCGGCGACGGGCGCACGGCCAAGCGGCCGGACGCCTCGCCGTGGACGCGCGTCGACGCGGGCGGCTGACCCGCGACGCCGGTCGTCAGCCGAGCAGCTGCGCGGGGTTGCCCAGGCGCCACCATCCGTCGGGGCCCGGGATCGCGCGGTCGAGCGCGAGAGGCACCTCCACGCTCTGCGCGCCGGCGGTGACGGTCGCCGTGCCCACCGCATCGCCCGCCGCGGCCTCTCCCGCCCCGCGCGCGTCGACGGTCGTGGTCACGGGCGTGTCCCCCCACACCAGGAGCGATTCGTCCTCGGTGGCGACGGCCTGCGCCGTGGCGCCCCACGCGGTCGCGTAGTCGGCGAACGGCTCCCCCGCGGTGGCGACCCGCACCACGTGCAGGTTCGCGGTCACGGTGGGCAGGAGCGCCACCACCTGGCGGGCGAGCTCCGCGTGGTCGCGGGCGCCGAGGGTGATCCCGACGAGCGTCACGTCGCGGTCGCCCACCTTGGTGTCCACCGCCCAGAGCAGGCACTTGCCCGCCTGCTCGAGCGTGCCCGTCTTGATCCCGCGGAAGCCCGGCACCGCGGCCAGCATGTTGCGGTTCTGGA
It encodes the following:
- a CDS encoding DEAD/DEAH box helicase codes for the protein MSTLPSPPPHVGSAAAEHLSPAFPERAAWGTVSKLRAWQEEALTAYFENEPRDFLANATPGAGKTTFALRLASELLHRKTVDRITVVAPTEHLKKQWADAAARAGVRLDPMYSNSSGALGRHYHGAAVTYAQVAANPYLHKTMTESSRTLVILDEVHHGGDALSWGDAIREAFERATRRLSLTGTPFRSDTAPIPFVSYLRDHRGVRLSQTDYDYGYGRALADGVVRPVIFLAYAGSMRWRNKMGDEMEAQLAEGNTKDITSQAWRTALAPDGEWIPQVLAAADRRLSEVRQSIPDAGGLVIATDHTTARAYAAILQRLSGQPVTLVLSDDVEASANIDRFSAGTSRWMVAVRMVSEGVDVPRLAVGVYATSASTPLFFAQAIGRFVRARRRGETASIFLPSVPNLLVLANELERQRDHALDRDSSKEGDLYNPEDAMMGEANRSEKGSDSLLSEFSFEAMGSEATFDKVLFDGAEFGQMADVGSLEEEEFIGLPGILEPEQVRELLAQRQHRQSKHASERERKQAESGAPKDPDDIPLYRTLKEQRQLLNSLVGMRAKLHGEPHGLVHAELRRVCGGPAVGQCSVTQLQQRIDQLRRWMRS
- a CDS encoding acyl-CoA dehydrogenase family protein, translated to MTPADPLDPHALLDDALLERIRSRAAGYDERAAFFTEDLAELREAGYLRLLVPRDLGGSGASLADAVRCQSLLAEAAPATALGVGMHLVWTAVARILADRGDDSLRGVLEDAARGEVLAFAISEPGNDAGLGDARTRAVPDGTGGYNFTGTKASASMSPAWTRLGLFGRDDADPERPLLVHAFVRRDAPGLEIVQDWDTLGMRATRSDSVELRDVHAPAADVVRRREAGRRDDPFALAVLQAFELLIASVYAGLGRRALDLAVASARSRTSHAAGGASLAVDPAVRALVAEAALQQDALAPQLRALAEDVDRGVDHGDRWPSLLVGAKARATRTAADVVRAAVGVVGGSAFRTGDELGRLHRDALAGGFHPPSDRQAAETLATALLGPAGRPV
- a CDS encoding VOC family protein; this encodes MPDLLSADTTMGPVTLLVRDLDAMTAYYRDAVGLDLVAEGRGSATLGRGSAPAVILETGHGLDLPSPGDAGLFHTAVLFDTPAALARSVASVARRAPGTYAGSADHLVSRAFYFTDPEGNGVELYTDRPRDEWTWEDGHVVMGSLRLDPNAYLQQELAPVASPADDAAGIGHVHLQVGDTETASAFYVDTLGFELVAGWHGSAIFVSAGGYHHHMAMNTWNSRGAGRRPATLGLGTVRIEVPTRDEVEAVDARLRHAGVATRDDGRALAFEDPWGNALVLSAG
- a CDS encoding SGNH/GDSL hydrolase family protein, encoding MTQPHPWRRYVALGDSFTEGIGDPEPGSPGGHRGWADRVAEVLADQVEGFSYANLAIRGRLLAQIADEQVEPALALHPDLVSLSAGGNDILRPGADPDRLADRLDGMVARLSSEGATVVLFTGTDVKFSPVFGRLRGKVAIYNEDIRAIAARHDCIVADQWSLTEIQDPRMWDVDRLHLAPLGHHTVARMVLAALAVENDLEPRKPEPLPARTWRQARAGDIDWARSYFVPWVLRRLRHQSSGDGRTAKRPDASPWTRVDAGG